A single genomic interval of Macadamia integrifolia cultivar HAES 741 chromosome 6, SCU_Mint_v3, whole genome shotgun sequence harbors:
- the LOC122082692 gene encoding subtilisin-like protease SBT1.3, giving the protein MAGNSVKWLLLCVTCCLTIGLPASMATLSPMRTYIIQMDNSVRPESFTDHLEWYSSTVKSVLAKPSTEDDAVKEAANRIIYSYGTAFHGFAAQLSEEEAERLGEGHGVVALYPETVYHLHTTRSPLFLGLEPESSISVWADDHFNYDVVVGVLDTGIWPDSPSFNDTGMAPVPKHWKGACETGRGFGKRNCNKKIVGARIFYRGYEAATGKINEQEEYKSPRDQDGHGTHTAATVAGSPVPGANLMGYAGGTARGMALKARVAAYKVCWIGGCFSSDILSAIDRAVADGVNVLSISLGGGVSSYYRDSLSVAAFGAMEMGLFVSCSAGNGGPEPFTLTNVSPWITTVGASTMDRDFPAAVKLGNGKFLTGVSLYKGRRNLSIKKQYPVVYMGGNSSSPDPTSLCLEGTLDSHTVAGKIVICDRGISPRVQKGQVVKDAGGVGMILANTPENGEELVADSHLIPTVAVGEKAGKSIKHYTVTNPHPTATLAFLGTKVGIRPSPVVAAFSSRGPNLLTPEILKPDLVAPGVNILAAWTGDVGPSSLSTDRRRVKFNILSGTSMSCPHVSGVAALLKARHPDWSPAAIKSALMTTAYVHDNTRYPIVDASTGAPSNSYDHGAGHINPSRALDPGLIYDMGVQDYFEFLCTQNLTPMQLKVFTKSSKRSCRHILANPGDLNYPAITAVLPDQPSTTVLTLHRTVTNVGTPVSTYHAKVSRFTAASVIVEPKTLHFTRKGQKLSFKITFTTKSQQSKPEFGGLTWTDGVHKVRSPIAITSLPKL; this is encoded by the coding sequence ATGGCTGGGAATTCAGTAAAATGGCTATTACTGTGTGTGACATGCTGCCTCACCATCGGCCTCCCTGCCTCTATGGCAACCTTGTCTCCGATGAGAACATATATCATCCAAATGGACAACTCTGTACGACCAGAATCCTTCACAGACCACCTTGAGTGGTACTCGTCCACTGTAAAATCAGTTCTTGCGAAACCCAGTACAGAGGATGATGCAGTCAAAGAAGCTGCGAACAGGATAATATATAGCTATGGAACCGCTTTCCATGGCTTCGCAGCCCAGCTGAGTGAAGAAGAAGCTGAGAGACTTGGAGAGGGTCATGGTGTGGTGGCTCTGTACCCTGAGACTGTATACCATTTACACACTACGAGGAGCCCACTGTTCCTCGGGCTTGAACCCGAAAGCAGTATTAGTGTCTGGGCTGATGATCACTTCAACTATGATGTCGTCGTTGGTGTGCTGGACACTGGAATCTGGCCTGATAGCCCGAGCTTCAACGACACGGGCATGGCACCAGTGCCCAAGCACTGGAAGGGAGCATGCGAGACAGGTCGCGGCTTCGGCAAACGAAACTGCAACAAGAAAATTGTGGGTGCCCGGATCTTCTACCGAGGGTATGAAGCCGCTACGGGGAAGATCAATGAACAAGAGGAGTACAAATCACCTAGGGATCAAGATGGCCATGGCACCCACACAGCTGCCACAGTCGCTGGCTCGCCTGTGCCAGGTGCAAACCTGATGGGCTACGCTGGTGGGACGGCAAGAGGGATGGCCCTCAAGGCGAGAGTTGCAGCTTACAAGGTTTGTTGGATCGGTGGGTGTTTCAGTTCAGATATTCTGTCTGCAATCGACCGAGCTGTAGCTGATGGTGTTAATGTTCTATCCATCTCCCTCGGAGGTGGGGTCTCTTCCTACTATCGTGATAGCTTGTCGGTTGCTGCTTTTGGAGCCATGGAGATGGGGTTGTTTGTTTCATGCTCAGCTGGAAATGGAGGGCCTGAGCCTTTCACCCTTACAAATGTGTCTCCATGGATCACCACCGTTGGAGCCAGCACCATGGATAGGGATTTCCCTGCAGCTGTGAAGTTGGGGAATGGTAAATTTCTGACTGGTGTCTCACTCTACAAAGGCCGGAGGAACCTCTCGATCAAGAAGCAATACCCAGTAGTTTACATGGGAGGCAACTCGAGCAGCCCTGATCCAACTTCATTATGTTTGGAGGGTACTTTAGATTCACATACCGTGGCCGGAAAGATTGTGATTTGTGACCGAGGCATTAGCCCAAGAGTGCAGAAAGGTCAGGTGGTGAAAGATGCAGGTGGTGTGGGCATGATTCTAGCAAACACTcctgaaaatggagaagagctAGTTGCAGACAGCCACCTTATTCCAACGGTTGCAGTAGGAGAAAAGGCAGGAAAATCAATCAAACACTACACAGTGACTAACCCACATCCCACTGCCACTCTGGCCTTTCTTGGAACCAAGGTAGGAATCAGGCCTTCCCCTGTAGTTGCGGCATTCTCATCAAGGGGACCAAACTTGCTCACACCAGAAATTCTCAAGCCAGATTTGGTGGCTCCAGGAGTGAACATTCTTGCAGCTTGGACTGGTGATGTAGGACCTTCCAGCTTATCGACGGATCGCCGGAGAGTGAAGTTTAACATCTTGTCTGGAACATCAATGTCTTGCCCTCATGTTAGTGGAGTTGCTGCTCTGCTCAAAGCTAGACACCCAGATTGGAGTCCAGCTGCAATCAAATCAGCTCTCATGACCACTGCTTATGTTCATGACAACACACGCTACCCAATTGTAGATGCTTCAACTGGGGCACCTTCAAACTCCTACGACCATGGAGCTGGCCATATTAACCCTTCAAGAGCTCTCGACCCCGGCCTGATCTACGACATGGGTGTGCAGGATTACTTCGAATTCCTATGCACACAGAACCTGACGCCGATGCAGCTCAAAGTCTTCACCAAGTCGTCCAAGCGTTCCTGCCGACACATTCTTGCAAACCCAGGGGATCTGAACTACCCAGCTATCACTGCAGTACTCCCAGATCAGCCCTCTACTACTGTCTTGACCCTTCACAGGACCGTCACCAATGTTGGGACTCCGGTTTCAACATACCATGCTAAGGTTTCCCGGTTCACAGCTGCTTCTGTTATTGTGGAGCCAAAAACCCTCCACTTCACAAGGAAAGGCCAGAAACTGTCTTTCAAGATCACATTCACTACAAAATCACAGCAATCAAAGCCAGAGTTTGGAGGTTTGACATGGACTGATGGTGTTCACAAGGTCAGAAGCCCAATTGCAATCACATCGCTGCCAAAGTTATAA
- the LOC122082694 gene encoding copper chaperone for superoxide dismutase, chloroplastic-like isoform X3, giving the protein MAFLRTLTTTAASVLPAAVVVATVWSSSDDPSRTCKPFFSKPLNLPFPSTSILSSDRLSLSLARNLSPQHSAVRMDSTTSEQAPPRQEDGVLPELMTEFMVDMTCDGCVSAVKNKLMTIDGVKGVEADLSNQVVRVTGSSSVKTMLDALEQTGRKARLIGQGNPGDFLISAAVAEFKGPQIFGVVRLAQVNMELARIEASFSGLTPGKHGWSINEFGDLTKGAASTGKVFNPTNHVVTETPLGDLGTLDAQDTGEAFLTGVKQMLRVSDLIGRSIVVNKTEDKSDAGIAAAVIARSAGIGENYKRLCACDGTTIWEASNNSSTVSKVYIG; this is encoded by the exons ATGGCATTTCTCAGGACATTGACGACCACAGCAGCCTCAGTTCTTCCTGCAGCGGTTGTGGTTGCAACTGTCTGGTCTTCGTCCGACGACCCTTCTCGCACTTGTAAGCCATTTTTCTCCAAGCCACTGAACCTTCCCTTCCCCTCCACCTCGATCCTCAGCTCTGATCGTTTGAGTCTTAGTCTTGCAAGAAACCTTAGTCCTCAACACTCCGCTGTTCGAATGGACTCGACCACTTCGGAGCAGGCGCCTCCTCGGCAG GAGGACGGAGTTCTTCCGGAGCTAATG ACAGAGTTCATGGTGGACATGACATGCGATGGCTGTGTAAGCGCTGTCAAGAATAAGTTAATGACTATCGATG GGGTTAAAGGAGTTGAGGCTGATTTGAGTAACCAAGTTGTCAGGGTTACTGGCTCTTCATCTGTGAAGACAATGCTCGATGCCTTGGAACAGACGGGTCGAAAAGCTCGGTTAATTGGCCAGGGCAATCCTGGAG ATTTTTTAATTTCGGCTGCTGTTGCTGAGTTTAAAGGTCCCCAAATTTTTGGTGTCGTTCGCTTGGCCCAGGTGAATATGGAATTGGCAAGAATTGAAGCCAGTTTTAGTGGTCTGACACCTGGAAAACATGGTTGGTCCATCAATGAGTTTGGAGATCTGACAAAAGGAGCAGCAAGCACTGGGAAAGTATTCAATCCAACAAATCATGTTGTAACAGAGACG CCTCTCGGTGACTTGGGAACATTAGATGCTCAAGATACTGGTGAGGCCTTCCTCACCGGCGTTAAACAGATGCTTAGAGTTTCTGATCTCATTGGTCGATCCATCGTGGTGAACAAAACTGAAGATAAATCAGACGCAGGCATTGCAGCTGCAGTCATAGCTAGAAGTGCAGGAATCGGTGAGAACTATAAAAGACTCTGTGCATGCGATGGCACCACAATATGGGAAGCGAGCAATAATAGTTCTACTGTCAGCAAAGTCTATATAGGGTAG
- the LOC122082694 gene encoding copper chaperone for superoxide dismutase, chloroplastic-like isoform X1, giving the protein MAFLRTLTTTAASVLPAAVVVATVWSSSDDPSRTCKPFFSKPLNLPFPSTSILSSDRLSLSLARNLSPQHSAVRMDSTTSEQAPPRQEDGVLPELMTEFMVDMTCDGCVSAVKNKLMTIDGVKGVEADLSNQVVRVTGSSSVKTMLDALEQTGRKARLIGQGNPGGEMVANVVSEQVKCTTPGKGKNRVRAGTSSPSVLSKEMPHELHLQDFLISAAVAEFKGPQIFGVVRLAQVNMELARIEASFSGLTPGKHGWSINEFGDLTKGAASTGKVFNPTNHVVTETPLGDLGTLDAQDTGEAFLTGVKQMLRVSDLIGRSIVVNKTEDKSDAGIAAAVIARSAGIGENYKRLCACDGTTIWEASNNSSTVSKVYIG; this is encoded by the exons ATGGCATTTCTCAGGACATTGACGACCACAGCAGCCTCAGTTCTTCCTGCAGCGGTTGTGGTTGCAACTGTCTGGTCTTCGTCCGACGACCCTTCTCGCACTTGTAAGCCATTTTTCTCCAAGCCACTGAACCTTCCCTTCCCCTCCACCTCGATCCTCAGCTCTGATCGTTTGAGTCTTAGTCTTGCAAGAAACCTTAGTCCTCAACACTCCGCTGTTCGAATGGACTCGACCACTTCGGAGCAGGCGCCTCCTCGGCAG GAGGACGGAGTTCTTCCGGAGCTAATG ACAGAGTTCATGGTGGACATGACATGCGATGGCTGTGTAAGCGCTGTCAAGAATAAGTTAATGACTATCGATG GGGTTAAAGGAGTTGAGGCTGATTTGAGTAACCAAGTTGTCAGGGTTACTGGCTCTTCATCTGTGAAGACAATGCTCGATGCCTTGGAACAGACGGGTCGAAAAGCTCGGTTAATTGGCCAGGGCAATCCTGGAG gtgaaatggtagcgaatgtggtatcagagcaggtcaAGTGTACAACTCCTGGGAAGGGTAAAAATCGGGTAAGGGCTGGCACTTCTTCTCCCTCGGTTCTGAGCAAAGAAATGCCGCATGAGCTCCATCTGCAAG ATTTTTTAATTTCGGCTGCTGTTGCTGAGTTTAAAGGTCCCCAAATTTTTGGTGTCGTTCGCTTGGCCCAGGTGAATATGGAATTGGCAAGAATTGAAGCCAGTTTTAGTGGTCTGACACCTGGAAAACATGGTTGGTCCATCAATGAGTTTGGAGATCTGACAAAAGGAGCAGCAAGCACTGGGAAAGTATTCAATCCAACAAATCATGTTGTAACAGAGACG CCTCTCGGTGACTTGGGAACATTAGATGCTCAAGATACTGGTGAGGCCTTCCTCACCGGCGTTAAACAGATGCTTAGAGTTTCTGATCTCATTGGTCGATCCATCGTGGTGAACAAAACTGAAGATAAATCAGACGCAGGCATTGCAGCTGCAGTCATAGCTAGAAGTGCAGGAATCGGTGAGAACTATAAAAGACTCTGTGCATGCGATGGCACCACAATATGGGAAGCGAGCAATAATAGTTCTACTGTCAGCAAAGTCTATATAGGGTAG
- the LOC122082694 gene encoding copper chaperone for superoxide dismutase, chloroplastic-like isoform X2 — translation MAFLRTLTTTAASVLPAAVVVATVWSSSDDPSRTCKPFFSKPLNLPFPSTSILSSDRLSLSLARNLSPQHSAVRMDSTTSEQAPPRQDGVLPELMTEFMVDMTCDGCVSAVKNKLMTIDGVKGVEADLSNQVVRVTGSSSVKTMLDALEQTGRKARLIGQGNPGGEMVANVVSEQVKCTTPGKGKNRVRAGTSSPSVLSKEMPHELHLQDFLISAAVAEFKGPQIFGVVRLAQVNMELARIEASFSGLTPGKHGWSINEFGDLTKGAASTGKVFNPTNHVVTETPLGDLGTLDAQDTGEAFLTGVKQMLRVSDLIGRSIVVNKTEDKSDAGIAAAVIARSAGIGENYKRLCACDGTTIWEASNNSSTVSKVYIG, via the exons ATGGCATTTCTCAGGACATTGACGACCACAGCAGCCTCAGTTCTTCCTGCAGCGGTTGTGGTTGCAACTGTCTGGTCTTCGTCCGACGACCCTTCTCGCACTTGTAAGCCATTTTTCTCCAAGCCACTGAACCTTCCCTTCCCCTCCACCTCGATCCTCAGCTCTGATCGTTTGAGTCTTAGTCTTGCAAGAAACCTTAGTCCTCAACACTCCGCTGTTCGAATGGACTCGACCACTTCGGAGCAGGCGCCTCCTCGGCAG GACGGAGTTCTTCCGGAGCTAATG ACAGAGTTCATGGTGGACATGACATGCGATGGCTGTGTAAGCGCTGTCAAGAATAAGTTAATGACTATCGATG GGGTTAAAGGAGTTGAGGCTGATTTGAGTAACCAAGTTGTCAGGGTTACTGGCTCTTCATCTGTGAAGACAATGCTCGATGCCTTGGAACAGACGGGTCGAAAAGCTCGGTTAATTGGCCAGGGCAATCCTGGAG gtgaaatggtagcgaatgtggtatcagagcaggtcaAGTGTACAACTCCTGGGAAGGGTAAAAATCGGGTAAGGGCTGGCACTTCTTCTCCCTCGGTTCTGAGCAAAGAAATGCCGCATGAGCTCCATCTGCAAG ATTTTTTAATTTCGGCTGCTGTTGCTGAGTTTAAAGGTCCCCAAATTTTTGGTGTCGTTCGCTTGGCCCAGGTGAATATGGAATTGGCAAGAATTGAAGCCAGTTTTAGTGGTCTGACACCTGGAAAACATGGTTGGTCCATCAATGAGTTTGGAGATCTGACAAAAGGAGCAGCAAGCACTGGGAAAGTATTCAATCCAACAAATCATGTTGTAACAGAGACG CCTCTCGGTGACTTGGGAACATTAGATGCTCAAGATACTGGTGAGGCCTTCCTCACCGGCGTTAAACAGATGCTTAGAGTTTCTGATCTCATTGGTCGATCCATCGTGGTGAACAAAACTGAAGATAAATCAGACGCAGGCATTGCAGCTGCAGTCATAGCTAGAAGTGCAGGAATCGGTGAGAACTATAAAAGACTCTGTGCATGCGATGGCACCACAATATGGGAAGCGAGCAATAATAGTTCTACTGTCAGCAAAGTCTATATAGGGTAG